The nucleotide window CGCCTGTCTGAATCCGTTCACGGACTGCTGCTATCTCGTGTTTTGCTACTATCAAATTATGCATCGCAATTGGACCTGCGATATCCTTCTTATACTCCGCGTTTCCTTTCATGCGCTCAACGAGCAGGTCAGACTGGCAGACTGGACAGTCACAATCGGAGAAATCAACATCCTCGATATTGATGGGCTCGGTGACTGATTTGTAGTACTTGCCGTTGATAGCACTATGAATGTGTGTGCTCGAGTCGAACGTATCAACACCGATTGCAGCGAGGATTGGGGCTGCACCGCTCGAAATGCCGAGGACGTGTAGCGGCCAATGATCGATATCCCACTCCGCCATCACCTCACGGCAATCAGTCACAGCTTTGATGAGTGCGTCTCGGTCGTCCTTCTTTGGAACGAGCCCTCCTAGCGCGATGCCGTCAAACCCCTCACGGAGAACACCCTCAGGGACACTATCGGTAATCACCTCAAGGAACTCCGACATCATCGAATAGTTATAGCCTTGGAGGGTCAGATACTTGGCGCCTTCAAACTCTCTCGAAACACTCAGGAACGTGTGAATGTTCTCTGCTGTCTTTCGAGCTTTCTCCACACGATCTGCATGTGAATCATCCGGTGCGATAGGATAATCGAGATTCACAATAATATCACCACCCATTGCACTCTGGATCTCGTAGACTGCACGCTGGTTCATTTCGACTTCAAAGTCGCTCCCGTCAATACCGTCATTATTCAGGAATTTGAATCCTCCGGAGTCGATAAAGATGAGACCATCATATTGAGTGAAGAGATCGCGCTCCTTGATTGGTTTTGCGAGATAATCCTCATATCGCTCGCGACTGATATTGTAGTCGGTGAGCGACGAGACAGACATCATCGAGCCATCAAAATACTCTCCGGCGTTCACGTCATCGACTCGATCTGCACCGATCATGAACTCCTTGAGCGTCCGATGAATACCGCCGCCATAGACGCTATTCTCGGTTCCACCAGCATAGAAGTTCATCACCGGAAAGAGATTTGGCGTCTCAAGGGTCCTCCCGTCAATAAGAAGAGTTCCAGCTCGGGCATCACCCGTCATCTCCTCCACTGCAAACTCGACATTTGGTTTCACTGAAGTTCTGCTCATCCTTACGAGGAGTATTTTACGAGATTAGTCGCACTATCCAAGTCCAACTTACCTCGAACAAGACGTTTGAGAACACTTCCTTTCTCACCGATTCCGTCCCCTTCGATACGGTAAACATCTGATTTTATCTCTGAAGGAACGGGTTCGATAGCTTGCTGATAAATTGAACCAGTGTTGATGACGATATTCTCGTAGGAATCAGCCCGTTCGCGAAGGCCAGTTTTGACTTCTGGGGCCAACTCCGCAGCTCGCTTGGCGTCCATTCGTCTATCATACCATCCTATCTCAGTGCTACCCGTAACCAAGCCATGTTCCGCTGAGAGTATTGCAATGTCTATCTGCTCATCAAACTCTCCCTCACGCATAGACTTTTTTATAATTTTAAAGAAGTACCC belongs to Halococcoides cellulosivorans and includes:
- a CDS encoding DUF6884 domain-containing protein — its product is MAVLLVQSCSKSKAETEARLPALDLYSGYFFKIIKKSMREGEFDEQIDIAILSAEHGLVTGSTEIGWYDRRMDAKRAAELAPEVKTGLRERADSYENIVINTGSIYQQAIEPVPSEIKSDVYRIEGDGIGEKGSVLKRLVRGKLDLDSATNLVKYSS
- a CDS encoding tRNA-guanine transglycosylase translates to MSRTSVKPNVEFAVEEMTGDARAGTLLIDGRTLETPNLFPVMNFYAGGTENSVYGGGIHRTLKEFMIGADRVDDVNAGEYFDGSMMSVSSLTDYNISRERYEDYLAKPIKERDLFTQYDGLIFIDSGGFKFLNNDGIDGSDFEVEMNQRAVYEIQSAMGGDIIVNLDYPIAPDDSHADRVEKARKTAENIHTFLSVSREFEGAKYLTLQGYNYSMMSEFLEVITDSVPEGVLREGFDGIALGGLVPKKDDRDALIKAVTDCREVMAEWDIDHWPLHVLGISSGAAPILAAIGVDTFDSSTHIHSAINGKYYKSVTEPINIEDVDFSDCDCPVCQSDLLVERMKGNAEYKKDIAGPIAMHNLIVAKHEIAAVRERIQTGDTDALIDYLEETFSHDQTMRRFAHKVVNQSLGGYF